One part of the Anopheles merus strain MAF chromosome 3L, AmerM5.1, whole genome shotgun sequence genome encodes these proteins:
- the LOC121599426 gene encoding malonate--CoA ligase ACSF3, mitochondrial: MTKFMLARRCLEVATDTLGTAANTLAPRLSAAGPFGWMKQYHTLPGGVRTQGRTYSTQTDSRKSATQGFDDGDRPPVDPETVHADLLRRLTKLYEQEVARELIVPPFKQALLYGEKAAVRDQVGDFSFIQLYEAVKRLAAQISKCCGSASQSRVAFLCPNNITYVISQWACWFSGQVAVPLNAKYPADLLEYYIKDSDASLLLTTPEFLPLAEPLAAKLQKPLLVVNHDLIHTNGGVAGGTTNGGDAAAPMADVVSYLDPTRENLLQLNDTLVVESALNGEFYRDANALILYTSGTTGKPKGVVLSYANLDAQLRALAHAWQVSATDSVLHTLPLNHVHGTINALNLPLAVGAKCVMLPKFDSSSVWSYLLNVNMTTKERVNVFMGVPTMYGLLIREYDSVFGKNARMCDYVKTHCKNKIRLMISGSAPLPGNIFARWNEITGHRLLERYGMTEIGMAISNPYVQDGEQRSRKQGCVGMPLPGVSVRIVEQESGRTLTLEGRENEGFWKSGAADSTPKQQEDTIAGQLYVKGRSVFREYWQKPQETASEFDADGWFRTGDTARYESGTIRILGRTSVDIIKSGGFKLSALEIETALHEHPDTSDVAVLGLPDETWGQRVVAVISLRDHVAAESFSIPKLLVWLEQKLPKQAIPKEVRLVGEIPRNAMGKINKRELIDRLYGDSTATATPTPPASSTAGDSKP; encoded by the exons ATGACGAAATTTATGCTTGCCAGGCGCTGCCTGGAGGTAGCGACCGATACGCTCGGCACGGCCGCAAACACCCTTGCACCCCGGCTATCGGCCGCTGGACCGTTCGGCTGGATGAAACAGTACCACACCCTGCCGGGGGGCGTACGGACACAGGGCCGCACCTATTCCACGCAAACCGACAGCCGCAAGTCCGCCACCCAGGGCTTTGACGATGGCGACCGTCCACCGGTCGATCCGGAGACGGTGCATGCGGATCTGCTGCGCCGACTGACGAAGCTGTACGAGCAGGAGGTGGCCCGGGAGCTGATCGTGCCACCGTTCAAGCAAGCCCTGCTGTACGGCGAGAAGGCAGCCGTCCGTGACCAGGTCGGCGATTTTAGCTTCATCCAGCTGTACGAAGCGGTCAAACGATTGGCGGCTCAGATATCCAAATGTTGCG GTAGTGCTTCCCAATCTCGTGTGGCATTTCTCTGTCCCAACAATATCACATACGTGATCAGCCAATGGGCTTGCTGGTTTTCCGGGCAAGTTG CTGTGCCCTTGAATGCAAAGTATCCGGCCGACCTGCTCGAGTACTATATCAAAGATTCCGATGCTTCGCTGCTGCTAACGACGCCGGAATTTCTTCCCCTGGCGGAACCACTGGCCGCAAAGCTACAGAAACCCCTGCTGGTGGTTAATCATGACCTGATCCACACGAACGGTGGTGTGGCGGGTGGTACGACGAACGGAGGGGACGCCGCCGCACCGATGGCCGACGTGGTGTCCTACCTCGATCCGACGAGAGAAAACTTGCTCCAGCTGAACGATACGCTCGTGGTGGAAAGCGCACTGAATGGGGAGTTTTATCGCGACGCGAACGCACTAATCCTGTACACCTCCGGCACGACCGGTAAGCCGAAGGGAGTGGTCCTTAGCTACGCCAATCTGGACGCTCAGCTCCGTGCCCTGGCGCACGCGTGGCAAGTAAGTGCGACCGATTCGGTGCTACACACGCTGCCGCTCAACCACGTGCATGGGACGATCAATGCACTCAACTTGCCGCTGGCCGTCGGGGCGAAGTGCGTCATGCTGCCCAAGTtcgacagcagcagcgtgtggaGCTACCTGCTGAACGTGAACATGACCACGAAGGAGCGCGTGAACGTGTTCATGGGCGTGCCGACGATGTACGGGCTGCTGATCCGCGAGTACGACAGCGTGTTCGGCAAGAACGCGCGCATGTGCGATTACGTCAAGACGCACTGCAAGAACAAGATACGGCTGATGATTTCCGGCTCGGCCCCGCTGCCGGGCAATATCTTCGCTCGGTGGAATGAAATCACGGGCCACCGGTTGCTGGAGCGGTACGGCATGACCGAAATCGGTATGGCCATCTCGAACCCGTACGTGCAGGATGGCGAGCAGCGCAGCCGCAAGCAGGGCTGCGTGGGAATGCCACTGCCCGGGGTGAGTGTGCGTATCGTGGAGCAGGAAAGTGGCCGCACGCTAACGCTGGAGGGGCGCGAAAATGAAGGATTTTGGAAGAGTGGAGCAGCGGACAGCACCCCGAAGCAGCAGGAGGACACCATTGCCGGCCAGCTGTACGTGAAGGGACGGTCGGTGTTCCGCGAGTACTGGCAGAAGCCGCAGGAAACGGCGTCCGAGTTCGATGCGGACGGTTGGTTCCGGACGGGCGACACGGCACGGTACGAAAGCGGCACGATACGCATCCTGGGGCGCACCTCGGTGGACATTATCAAATCCGGCGGCTTTAAGCTGTCCGCGCTCGAGATCGAAACGGCACTGCACGAACATCCGGACACGAGCGATGTGGCGGTGCTCGGCCTGCCGGACGAAACCTGGGGCCAGCGGGTAGTGGCGGTGATAAGTTTGCGCGACCACGTTGCCGCCGAATCGTTCAGCATTCCAAAGCTGCTGGTGTGGCTGGAACAGAAGCTGCCCAAGCAGGCCATCCCTAAGGAGGTCCGGCTGGTGGGCGAGATTCCGCGCAATGCGATGGGCAAAATTAACAAACGCGAACTGATCGACAGGTTGTACGGAGACAGCACCGCGACAGCAACGCCGACGCCGCCAGCAAGCAGTACGGCGGGAGACAGTAAACCCTAA
- the LOC121598834 gene encoding uncharacterized protein LOC121598834, producing MESLAKTTDECKMESLAKATDECNEQLKASSLQDKPSPSRKQEAVSVGSGDQHKRDQMNGYNTLKQIEKKHRAERFSLGDLKKEYSTVFEQTVQLCGTQVPFGKLFEINLKKNYELCYCNCNEGDTEVSLSVALRILDKFIVNPTENEADFIRDEHIFVQRTLTRADNGRYLSCNVEDLFKEFKKGYSTEWDYSFLSQYDKKSKDYVPVQKYNDTFSYVKEEWLRSKPLQPQVDYEYSEENLHELLDDDHIPMLLIMGPAGSGKSTYLRWLAQYIEQYNPAWWVVRFSVTEHSCYLSAILKGMQSETGNNWKAQQQAIQTLFRIYFYVHLVASGERHGKRQALSDAEQLADQCCSFLRFGGEKLYLNECSCPLPFEQTVMLRLFVEKFNANELWLLFDEFNELPQGDKALVWNMFNALQNVTTKKTMRGLYVTSRTEEPGNLFRRQTLYLKPYSVADQIAHINKLLDNIDFCVSLSVEQREELSLTFYSLTGRLVSYYNSILAEPLFLEMFCRLWSVAMPYMLQLENFTISRKLIDLLTEPRNLTIYQLLQHFNGSRYYAKILSPKCRAFGIYQTSHNFKVVCNTHDLGRLAMCTLFGEQTVKALLSPYETQFTSLMERLRTSIFNSRGVFKGVVNGVPIFKHQLFVELYAASWLSENLLSPKVASFYRTHVHPSMGRVRTLLDSIVISKCTYFEYTGAPYGIRRAYRQFPHHIQPNVVDELGHSPDALFLADTLSTVYNTGVGANHLLNWLEIMQHAPAAGTLFSTVVFKAAPIDVAMRHGCAEATERLVGSVFRPTAFDEYANVPNTRKWNVLSHCRTLICRDGAAKLEQYVFKQLYDEFTKTSSFDGWLGVNAFTHVLHPDLFMPRKFHLFDTWRMKQQQSIWYLCFFIDAPQLIGDMVRTMNVLEGTNVVTRLKEVKSNNQPVRLLLVRVEERNASRNLMIYLAKLHATVRDFEAKKYAPLYLNAPTVEISSYNYDNFMAIMDI from the coding sequence ATGGAGAGTCTGGCAAAAACAACCGACGAATGCAAAATGGAGAGTCTGGCAAAAGCAACCGACGAATGCAACGAACAGCTAAAAGCGAGCTCACTGCAAGATAAGCCAAGCCCGAGTCGGAAGCAGGAAGCAGTTTCAGTAGGCAGTGGAGATCAACACAAAAGAGATCAAATGAACGGTTACAATACTTTGAAACAGATTGAAAAAAAGCATCGAGCTGAGCGTTTCAGTCTGGGAGATTTGAAAAAGGAATACAGCACGGTGTTCGAACAAACTGTGCAGCTGTGTGGAACGCAAGTACCCTTCGGTAAATTGtttgaaatcaatttaaaGAAGAATTATGAACTTTGCTATTGTAATTGTAATGAAGGGGATACAGAGGTCAGTTTGAGCGTTGCACTTAGGATTTTAGACAAATTCATCGTAAATCCGACTGAAAATGAAGCAGATTTTATACGGGATGAGCACATATTTGTACAGCGAACATTAACTCGAGCAGATAATGGAAGATATTTGTCGTGCAATGTTGAGGATTTGTTCAAGGAGTTTAAAAAAGGTTACTCTACGGAATGGGACTATAGTTTCTTGAGCCAGTATGACAAAAAATCGAAAGACTACGTACCTGTGCAGAAGTATAACGACACTTTCTCCTATGTTAAGGAGGAATGGCTAAGGAGTAAACCGCTACAGCCGCAGGTTGATTATGAATATAGCGAAGAAAATTTACATGAGCTGTTGGATGATGACCACATCCCAATGTTGCTTATCATGGGTCCGGCCGGCAGTGGCAAGAGCACCTACCTACGCTGGTTGGCGCAATATATCGAGCAGTACAATCCCGCCTGGTGGGTGGTACGATTCAGTGTAACCGAACATTCGTGTTATCTAAGCGCCATTTTGAAGGGAATGCAGTCTGAAACTGGTAACAACTGGAAGGCACAGCAGCAAGCGATACAAACGTTATttcgtatttatttttacgtcCACTTGGTCGCAAGTGGTGAACGGCATGGTAAACGGCAAGCGCTCAGTGACGCCGAACAATTAGCAGATCAATGTTGCAGCTTTTTACGCTTTGGGGGTGAAAAATTATATCTGAATGAATGTTCGTGTCCGTTACCATTCGAGCAAACAGTAATGCTACGCCTGTTTGTGGAGAAATTTAACGCAAATGAACTGTGGCTGCTGTTCGATGAATTCAACGAATTGCCGCAAGGTGATAAGGCTTTagtatggaacatgttcaatgCCCTACAAAATGTTACCACTAAAAAGACGATGCGAGGACTGTACGTCACATCTCGTACGGAGGAGCCCGGTAATTTGTTTCGACGCCAGACGCTGTACCTCAAGCCGTACTCAGTCGCGGATCAGATCGCACACATTAACAAGCTGTTGGATAACATTGACTTCTGTGTCTCGTTATCAGTGGAGCAGCGAGAAGAACTGTCCCTCACATTCTATTCACTAACTGGTCGGCTTGTATCGTACTACAACTCGATCTTAGCAGAGCCACTGTTCTTGGAAATGTTCTGCCGACTATGGAGTGTCGCAATGCCCTATATGTTGCAGTTGGAAAATTTTACCATTTCGCGGAAGTTAATAGACCTCCTAACTGAGCCTAGAAATTTAACTATATATCAACTACTTCAGCATTTTAATGGCAGTCGATATTACGCCAAAATTCTTTCGCCTAAATGTAGGGCCTTCGGTATATACCAAACCTCCCATAACTTTAAAGTTGTTTGTAATACGCACGATCTAGGCAGGCTCGCAATGTGTACGCTCTTCGGCGAGCAAACAGTAAAGGCGCTGCTGTCTCCATATGAAACTCAGTTCACCAGTTTGATGGAGCGATTGCGCACAAGCATTTTTAATTCGCGCGGCGTGTTTAAAGGTGTCGTTAATGGTGTGCCAATATTCAAACATCAACTGTTTGTGGAACTGTATGCGGCATCTTGGCTATCGGAAAATCTTCTATCGCCCAAGGTAGCGTCCTTTTACCGAACGCATGTGCACCCATCGATGGGAAGGGTGAGAACGCTTTTGGACAGTATAGTCATAAGCAAATGTACATACTTTGAATACACGGGAGCGCCGTACGGCATACGGCGTGCGTATAGACAGTTTCCACACCATATCCAGCCCAATGTAGTGGATGAGTTAGGCCATAGTCCAGACGCGTTGTTTCTGGCAGACACGCTTAGCACGGTGTATAATACGGGCGTAGGGGCCAACCATTTGCTTAATTGGTTAGAGATCATGCAGCATGCACCAGCGGCCGGTACCCTATTCAGTACCGTTGTATTCAAAGCGGCACCGATCGATGTTGCGATGCGACATGGTTGTGCAGAAGCCACTGAACGGCTTGTCGGTTCAGTCTTTCGTCCCACTGCATTCGACGAGTACGCGAACGTTCCGAACACCCGCAAATGGAACGTGCTTAGCCATTGCCGTACGCTGATATGCCGGGACGGTGCAGCCAAGCTGGAGCAGTATGTTTTCAAACAGCTGTACGATGAATTTACCAAGACCTCCTCATTCGACGGTTGGTTGGGTGTTAACGCCTTTACACATGTTTTGCATCCAGACCTTTTCATGCCTAGgaaatttcatttattcgACACTTGGCGTATGAAACAGCAGCAAAGCATCTGGTAcctttgcttttttattgatgcACCCCAGTTGATCGGGGACATGGTACGCACAATGAATGTGCTAGAAGGGACAAACGTTGTCACGCGATTGAAGGAGGTAAAGTCGAATAACCAGCCGGTAAGGTTGTTGCTCGTTCGTGTCGAGGAGCGTAATGCTTCGCGCAACCTGATGATTTACTTGGCCAAACTGCACGCCACGGTTAGAGATTTCGAGGCAAAAAAGTACGCTCCATTGTATCTGAACGCACCAACAGTGGAAATCAGTTCATataattacgataattttatggCTATTATGGATATATGA